A single Anopheles maculipalpis chromosome 3RL, idAnoMacuDA_375_x, whole genome shotgun sequence DNA region contains:
- the LOC126562964 gene encoding putative ferric-chelate reductase 1 homolog — translation MAEGHSHDHDHPSVLMRLHGTFMVIAWLFFNSLGNTVARYFQKTWTNRQYFGVPVWSFYHRIYMTACWTLTCAAIICIFIDLEGFEAHAHSIVGLATFALVFFQPILGLMRPPQQQARSAIRILHSLVGHIAYILAVTNMFLGVGLEAAHISSTMYGLLGGAIGVHVLAHVVFNVLEYLARRKGSELDVNKDASFSRWRKTTFMLQMIALYAFSIVNVVYVWRV, via the exons ATGGCAGAAG GGCACTCGCACGACCACGACCATCCCTCGGTGCTGATGCGGCTGCACGGTACGTTCATGGTAATTGCTTGGCTGTTCTTCAATTCGCTCGGAAACACCGTTGCAAG ATACTTTCAAAAAACATGGACCAACAGACAGTACTTTGGTGTGCCGGTCTGGAGCTTT TACCACCGGATCTACATGACGGCCTGCTGGACACTAACATGCGCCGCCATCATTTGCATCTTCATCGATCTAGAGGGCTTTGAGGCACACGCGCATAGCATCGTTGGACTGGCGACGTTCGCCCTGGTATTCTTCCAGCCTATCCTTGGCCTAATGAGACCTCCGCAACAGCAGGCCCGATCTGCGATTAGAATCTTGCACAGCTTGGTCGGGCATATCGCGTACATTCTGGCAG TCACGAACATGTTTCTGGGAGTTGGACTGGAAGCGGCCCACATATCCTCCACCATGTATGGGCTGCTCGGTGGTGCCATAGGTGTTCACGTGCTAGCACATGTAGTTTTCAAC GTACTCGAATATCTTGCCAGGCGGAAGGGCTCGGAGCTGGACGTAAATAAGGATGCATCG TTTTCCCGCTGGAGGAAAACTACCTTCATGTTGCAGATGATTGCACTGTACGCGTTCAGTATCGTGAATGTAGTGTACGTGTGGCGCGTGTAA
- the LOC126561840 gene encoding putative ferric-chelate reductase 1 homolog, translating into MLPLLCLALVLSTLIPSYGLPNGAPTSVCDNMLPFHGGGIPPLTTKSPFTITPQSSVIGNGQTLRLDIESFPANIVFKGYMIQARAADPPHNIVGRFENTDSAAIKLIDCQAEGDTATHTSTSPKQELTLEWTAPDNFVGEVIFNSTIAQDYDKFWVGLPSERVRVVASSTTVAPGTVSTKRTTTTTTVPPYRPPATSAPVAGDPIYDACGQSKGCFGFPEGCVESKNCRAVATIAVMGARYVFEMKAGYNSPAYVALGLSDDAKMGEDSVIECVPEQGTVNAYASWTTVGPYGSTRLGVPQNIFQVLEKSYNDGVIYCKVERDALSTVKGKKFDLVNDKFHLLIAAGSSVESTNVNYHDIGRHVSGIPQSLAEVGPVQGSSKLLLRLHGAFMITAWIGTASLGILLARYFRQTWVGSQMCGKDQWFAWHRFLMIVTWALTVAGIVVIFVEIGGWSQVRNPHAILGIVTTVLCFLQPIGAFFRPHPGSSKRPIFNWLHWLGGNLAHVIAIVAIFFAVQLQKAELPEWMDFILVAFVAFHVFMHLIFSIGGCVSERRSGQRVTSFPMADMTPSRNSVSSSERKQDAAFSGFRKSMLFLYILIVLGLVIAMVVIVVLAPIEAAYNSIKDQIMN; encoded by the exons ATGCTACCTCTACTCTGCTTGGCCCTGGTGCTAAGCACACTGATACCCTCGTATGGATTGCCGAACGGTGCTCCCACATCGGTGTGTGACAATATGCTACCGTTTCACGGTGGTGGCATCCCGCCACTTACCACCAAATCACCGTTCACCATCACACCCCAATCGTCCGTAATCGGTAACGGTCAAACGCTACGGCTCGACATCGAATCCTTCCCTGCCAACATCGTGTTCAAGGGTTACATGATCCAGGCCCGGGCTGCCGATCCACCGCACAACATTGTCGGTCGCTTCGAAAACACAGATTCGGCCGCGATTAAGCTGATCGACTGTCAGGCAGAAGGGGATACGGCCACACACACCTCTACTAGCCCGAAACAGGAGCTGACGCTGGAATGGACCGCTCCGGACAACTTTGTCGGCGAGGTGATATTCAACTCGACGATCGCACAAGATTACGACAAGTTTTGGGTGGGCCTTCCGTCGGAACGGGTGCGTGTGGTGGCTAGCTCCACCACGGTTGCTCCCGGCACGGTATCCACTAAGCGTACGACGACAACCACTACCGTTCCACCGTACCGACCACCAGCAACATCCGCACCAGTGGCAGGGGACCCGATCTATGACGCGTGTGGCCAGAGCAAGGGATGCTTCGGATTTCCGGAGGGTTGTGTCGAGAGTAAGAACTGTCGGGCGGTGGCTACGATCGCGGTAATGGGAGCACGATACGTATTCGAAATGAAGGCGGGATACA ACAGTCCAGCCTACGTTGCCCTTGGCTTGTCCGATGACGCCAAGATGGGTGAAGATTCTGTGATCGAGTGCGTACCTGAACAAGGCACAGTGAACGCTTACGCTTCGTGGACCACCGTTGGACCGTACGGTTCTACGCGTCTAGGTGTT CCTCAAAACATCTTCCAAGTGTtggaaaaatcatacaatgatGGTGTGATTTACTGTAAAGTGGAACGCGACGCTCTCAGCACGGTCAAGGGCAAGAAGTTTGATCTTGTAAACGATAAGTTCCATCTGCTGATTGCTGCTGGATCGTCGGTGGAAT CTACCAACGTTAACTATCACGACATCGGTCGTCACGTGTCCGGCATTCCACAGTCCCTCGCTGAGGTTGGACCGGTACAGGGATCGTCCAAGTTGTTGCTGCGCCTTCACGGTGCCTTCATGATCACGGCTTGGATCGGTACGGCTTCGCTCGGTATCTTGCTCGCACGCTACTTCCGTCAGACGTGGGTTGGAAGTCAGATGTGTGGCAAAGATCAGTGGTTTGCA TGGCATCGATTCCTGATGATTGTCACGTGGGCTCTCACTGTGGCCGGTATTGTGGTGATCTTCGTTGAGATTGGCGGTTGGTCGCAGGTTCGTAATCCGCATGCCATTCTCGGTATCGTCACGACCGTTCTGTGCTTCCTGCAACCGATCGGTGCATTCTTCCGGCCACATCCCGGCTCAAGCAAGCGACCGATCTTCAATTGGCTTCACTGGTTGGGTGGCAATTTGGCGCACGTGATCGCGATCGTTGCCATCTTCTTTGCCGTCCAGCTGCAGAAGGCCGAACTGCCCGAATGGATGGACTTTATTCTGGTCGCGTTCGTTGCGTTCCATGTGTTTATGCATCTGATCTTCTCC ATCGGTGGCTGCGTAAGCGAGCGAAGAAGTGGGCAGCGTGTGACGTCCTTCCCAATGGCTGATATGACTCCGTCGCGAAATTCCGTCAGCTccagcgaaagaaaacaagacGCTGCC TTCTCTGGCTTCCGTAAATCGATGCTGTTCCTGTACATTCTGATTGTGCTCGGTCTGGTCATCGCGATGGTAGTGATCGTCGTTTTGGCACCAATTGAAGCCGCTTACAACAGCATCAAGGATCAGATCATGAACTAA